A genome region from Syntrophomonadaceae bacterium includes the following:
- a CDS encoding HU family DNA-binding protein — protein sequence MNKTELVSSVAEKAEITKKEAEKVVSAVFASVEEALAKGEKVQLVGFGTFEVKERAARTGRNPKTGEEIEIPATRVPSFKPGKSLKENVGK from the coding sequence TTGAATAAAACTGAATTGGTTAGCAGTGTGGCGGAAAAAGCCGAAATTACAAAAAAAGAGGCGGAAAAAGTCGTAAGCGCGGTGTTTGCCAGTGTGGAAGAGGCCCTGGCAAAGGGTGAAAAGGTGCAGTTAGTAGGCTTTGGCACCTTTGAAGTTAAAGAAAGAGCAGCCCGGACTGGGCGCAACCCGAAAACCGGAGAAGAAATCGAGATCCCAGCAACCAGAGTTCCCTCATTTAAGCCGGGCAAATCCCTGAAAGAAAACGTCGGCAAATAA
- a CDS encoding polysaccharide biosynthesis protein — translation MMAVVKQHFLHGALILTIAGLISKILGPLYRIPLAHLIGAEGIGLYQMAYPIYTAMLALSTAGIPVAISILVAEHQAKGNTEQAFRVFRIAFFMLLVTGLLFSLLLFFGAYPISMLLNEPRAFYPLVALSPAIFFAAVMSAFRGYFQGQQIMTPTGVSQVIEQLVRVPTILFAALILLPFGVQFGAAGGTFGAVAGSAAGLLFLTLLFLRERWKNRGVRREKPVKLWNAPSTPAVMWRIIVIALPLSLGGLVIPLLQTIDVTLVPLRLQAAGITQLRATELFGQLTGMAGTLINLPAIITVSLSVSLVPAVAEVMARRDIEGLWLRLNQAFRMTVMLVLPAAVGLFILAEPICILLFNLAEVGVPLKVLAPGVLFVGLYQVTSGVLQGMGLTYLPVRHLLVGAVVKAGFTYQLTAIPSLGIKGAAAATVLAFFVAFLLNYFSLQRRVGYRFPWRDVLLKPGGAVLIMALLVEYTHGWISLNMGQSVGALAGVAMGILVYPVSLFLLGALRREDLLLLPGLGHLGRKLIIRLRWIK, via the coding sequence GTGATGGCGGTGGTCAAGCAGCATTTCCTTCATGGAGCACTTATTCTTACAATAGCAGGCTTGATCAGCAAGATTCTCGGTCCCCTTTACAGGATTCCCCTGGCTCACCTCATCGGCGCTGAAGGAATAGGTCTTTACCAGATGGCCTATCCCATTTATACAGCCATGCTGGCATTGTCCACTGCCGGCATCCCGGTTGCAATTTCTATTTTGGTAGCTGAACACCAGGCCAAAGGAAATACGGAGCAGGCTTTCCGGGTTTTTCGCATTGCATTTTTCATGCTGCTAGTTACCGGGCTGTTGTTTTCCTTGCTGCTGTTTTTTGGTGCCTATCCTATTTCAATGCTGTTGAATGAGCCCAGAGCCTTTTACCCCCTGGTGGCATTATCTCCGGCCATCTTCTTTGCTGCGGTTATGTCGGCTTTCAGAGGGTATTTCCAGGGTCAGCAAATTATGACTCCTACCGGGGTCTCGCAGGTTATTGAACAACTGGTGCGAGTGCCAACAATATTGTTCGCAGCGCTCATCTTGCTGCCCTTTGGAGTTCAGTTTGGGGCCGCAGGCGGGACTTTTGGCGCTGTAGCAGGGAGTGCTGCCGGGCTTTTATTTTTGACCCTGTTGTTTTTGCGGGAGAGGTGGAAAAACCGGGGAGTAAGACGCGAAAAACCGGTGAAACTCTGGAATGCCCCGTCCACTCCGGCAGTTATGTGGCGGATAATTGTAATTGCGTTGCCCCTATCCCTGGGCGGACTGGTGATTCCGCTCCTGCAAACGATAGACGTCACCCTGGTGCCATTAAGGCTGCAGGCGGCTGGAATAACTCAGTTGAGGGCGACAGAGCTGTTCGGGCAATTAACCGGTATGGCTGGAACCTTGATCAATCTGCCTGCCATTATCACAGTTTCTTTATCTGTCAGTCTGGTCCCGGCAGTTGCCGAAGTTATGGCCAGGAGGGATATCGAGGGGCTTTGGCTGCGCCTGAACCAGGCCTTCCGGATGACAGTGATGCTGGTTTTGCCTGCTGCCGTAGGCCTTTTTATCTTAGCCGAGCCGATATGTATCTTGTTATTTAACTTGGCAGAGGTAGGAGTGCCCTTAAAAGTTCTGGCCCCGGGGGTGCTCTTTGTCGGCCTGTACCAGGTGACATCAGGGGTTTTGCAGGGAATGGGCTTAACTTACCTGCCTGTCCGCCACCTCCTGGTAGGAGCAGTGGTGAAAGCAGGTTTTACCTACCAGCTTACCGCTATTCCTTCCCTGGGCATCAAGGGTGCTGCCGCAGCCACTGTCCTGGCCTTTTTTGTTGCCTTCTTGCTCAACTACTTTTCCCTGCAGCGCCGGGTAGGATACCGGTTTCCCTGGCGCGATGTTCTGCTGAAACCCGGCGGGGCTGTATTAATTATGGCTTTGCTGGTAGAATATACCCATGGATGGATAAGCTTAAACATGGGGCAGTCAGTTGGGGCCCTGGCCGGGGTGGCTATGGGTATTTTAGTCTATCCCGTTTCCCTGTTCTTGCTAGGGGCTTTGCGTCGGGAAGACCTGCTCCTGCTGCCTGGTTTGGGGCATTTAGGCCGCAAGTTGATTATTCGTTTGAGGTGGATAAAATGA
- a CDS encoding MaoC family dehydratase, protein MVADLKFEEIKVGDTASFSKTVSEADVYAFAGISGDFNPIHVDAEFARGTRFGQRIAHGILTASLVSTVIGTALPGKNTIYLSQDLRFVAPVFFGDTLTAMVKVAEILPAKRILVLETTVVNQHGKQVLTGQAKVMKQDG, encoded by the coding sequence ATGGTTGCAGATTTAAAGTTTGAGGAGATTAAGGTTGGCGATACGGCCAGTTTCAGCAAGACGGTGAGCGAGGCCGATGTCTACGCGTTTGCCGGCATCAGCGGTGACTTTAACCCGATTCATGTGGATGCGGAGTTTGCCCGCGGTACAAGGTTTGGGCAGCGGATAGCCCACGGCATTTTAACCGCCAGCCTTGTCTCCACAGTGATTGGCACGGCGTTGCCGGGAAAAAACACGATTTATCTTTCGCAAGACCTCCGCTTTGTAGCGCCCGTTTTTTTTGGCGACACACTGACAGCTATGGTTAAGGTGGCGGAAATTTTGCCGGCGAAGCGGATTCTTGTTTTAGAGACAACTGTTGTGAATCAGCATGGCAAACAGGTTCTGACGGGACAGGCCAAAGTTATGAAGCAGGACGGGTAA
- a CDS encoding PIN domain-containing protein, translating to MNLTKDRYFIDTNIIIYMFDKDHPRKRETAISIVKEALESGKGVISFQVIQEFCNVALKKFKAPMTPGDCSSFVTRYLFPLCSVFPGIELFSSALEISESTQYSFYDSLILSSSLFSGCATVFTEDMQHNQIVRNMKIINPFQEG from the coding sequence ATGAACTTAACGAAAGATAGATATTTTATTGATACAAATATAATCATCTACATGTTTGATAAGGATCATCCTCGAAAAAGGGAAACAGCCATAAGTATTGTCAAAGAAGCTCTTGAATCGGGCAAAGGTGTGATCAGTTTTCAGGTTATTCAGGAATTTTGTAACGTTGCGCTTAAAAAATTCAAGGCACCTATGACTCCAGGTGATTGTAGTTCTTTTGTCACCAGGTATCTTTTTCCCTTGTGTTCCGTTTTTCCCGGCATTGAACTGTTCAGTTCGGCACTGGAGATCAGCGAAAGCACACAGTACAGTTTCTATGACTCGCTTATCCTGTCATCTTCTTTATTTTCAGGATGTGCTACAGTTTTTACTGAGGATATGCAGCACAATCAGATTGTTCGCAATATGAAAATAATAAATCCTTTTCAAGAGGGTTGA
- the mazG gene encoding nucleoside triphosphate pyrophosphohydrolase, with protein sequence MSLKRPSLVIVGLGPGDPAMVPERNWRAMQDADLVLLRTCRHPSVIGLEQRGISYEALDRFYEEGKTFEEVYHLILNYVIKKTREEIPSGRQVVYAVPGHPQVAETTVKWILEKARVAGIFFAICPAMSCLEAVYTALELDPAGGLVILDAMELEGQPLATNLGLLVTQVYSRAIASDVKLTLMDSYPDEHQVFLVRGAGIPNGEKVQELPLFELDRVEWIDHLTTLYVPPLDKELFAIPGNSGFNCRFPLDPMVELMDILRGEHGCPWDRLQTHASLKKYLLEEAYEVAEAIEAGEMHNLCEELGDLLLQVVFHAKLASESRQFDINDIIRGITSKMVRRHPHVFSEAKAETPAQGKANWDKIKAAEKEQAGIKAPTRSLMDVPLAMPALMRAEKVQLAAAKVGFDWPDSSGAWDKVAEELREVQEAVQDEDQQKIKAEIGDLIFGIVNVARLLRINAEEALDQAVKKFTRRFRYMEALAGHERRQLSAMTLAELDLWWDKAKENE encoded by the coding sequence ATGAGTTTGAAAAGGCCATCCCTTGTTATTGTCGGACTGGGACCTGGGGATCCCGCCATGGTGCCGGAGCGAAACTGGCGGGCGATGCAAGATGCAGATTTGGTCCTCTTGCGCACCTGCCGGCATCCGTCAGTAATAGGGCTTGAACAAAGAGGCATCAGTTACGAGGCCCTGGATAGGTTTTATGAAGAGGGCAAGACCTTCGAAGAGGTTTACCATCTGATCTTGAACTATGTGATCAAAAAGACCAGGGAGGAAATTCCGTCCGGCCGGCAGGTGGTTTACGCCGTGCCAGGCCATCCCCAGGTGGCGGAGACAACTGTTAAATGGATATTGGAAAAAGCGCGGGTGGCAGGGATCTTTTTTGCCATCTGTCCTGCCATGAGCTGCCTAGAGGCGGTTTATACCGCCCTCGAACTCGACCCTGCCGGAGGTCTGGTCATACTTGATGCGATGGAACTGGAAGGGCAGCCATTGGCAACTAATCTAGGCTTGTTAGTCACCCAGGTCTATAGCCGCGCCATAGCCTCAGATGTGAAACTGACCTTAATGGACAGCTATCCTGATGAGCACCAGGTATTCCTGGTTAGAGGCGCTGGCATCCCAAACGGTGAAAAAGTGCAAGAACTGCCTCTTTTTGAGTTAGACAGAGTGGAATGGATTGACCACTTAACAACCCTTTACGTCCCCCCCCTTGATAAAGAGCTGTTTGCCATTCCAGGCAATTCTGGCTTTAACTGCCGGTTTCCGCTGGATCCCATGGTGGAGCTGATGGATATCCTGCGTGGTGAACACGGCTGCCCTTGGGACCGCCTGCAGACCCATGCCAGCCTGAAAAAATACCTCCTGGAAGAGGCCTATGAAGTGGCGGAAGCTATTGAAGCCGGCGAGATGCATAATTTATGTGAGGAACTGGGAGACTTATTACTGCAAGTGGTGTTTCATGCCAAATTGGCCTCAGAGAGCCGACAGTTTGATATAAATGACATAATCCGGGGAATTACCAGTAAAATGGTCCGCAGGCATCCGCATGTCTTCAGCGAGGCCAAGGCAGAAACCCCGGCCCAGGGTAAGGCAAACTGGGACAAGATCAAGGCAGCCGAAAAAGAGCAGGCAGGAATTAAGGCCCCAACCCGGTCTTTAATGGATGTCCCGTTGGCTATGCCGGCATTGATGCGGGCAGAGAAGGTCCAGCTTGCTGCTGCCAAGGTAGGTTTTGACTGGCCGGATTCAAGCGGGGCCTGGGACAAGGTGGCGGAAGAATTGCGGGAGGTACAGGAGGCGGTACAGGACGAAGACCAGCAAAAAATTAAAGCAGAAATAGGAGACCTGATTTTTGGCATTGTCAATGTCGCCAGGCTTTTGCGGATTAATGCCGAGGAAGCCCTGGATCAGGCAGTAAAAAAGTTTACCCGCCGGTTTCGTTATATGGAGGCTTTAGCCGGGCATGAGCGGCGGCAGTTGAGCGCAATGACCCTGGCCGAATTAGACTTATGGTGGGACAAAGCTAAAGAAAATGAATAA
- a CDS encoding SurA N-terminal domain-containing protein yields MGKYKKVAIILIVVLLVSLAAIGYSWHRANNTGSKGAVATVNGVAITEGQLAERMEEFKNYATRQGLDLTSPAHQPILEEIRKDALDQLIEEALFLQAAKKEGLAVADQDVEEQLKSIKAGMPPEVYQEALKAQNLTEEKLKEKIRMVLWQDALYKKITDPVVVAPQEVKEYFEQNRDRLTQIRVRHILFMAREGLATEEEIKQALDKANKAIQELKKGADFAAMAKEKSEDPGSAAAGGLLDHFFTRDDPNFVPEFVAGAFLLEKGAFSQTPVKSSFGYHIIKVEDKRDSFDDLKGQVEGMLLANKKNQVFSDYYEKLKSEAVIEKK; encoded by the coding sequence GTGGGTAAGTACAAAAAAGTGGCTATTATACTAATTGTTGTGCTTTTAGTTTCCCTGGCGGCAATAGGCTACAGCTGGCATAGGGCAAATAATACCGGATCTAAGGGAGCAGTAGCAACTGTAAACGGTGTTGCTATAACTGAGGGGCAGTTGGCTGAAAGGATGGAGGAATTTAAGAACTATGCAACAAGGCAAGGTCTTGATCTAACCAGTCCAGCGCATCAGCCTATTTTAGAGGAAATACGAAAAGACGCTCTTGACCAGTTGATTGAGGAAGCCTTATTCCTCCAGGCAGCCAAGAAAGAAGGGCTTGCCGTAGCTGATCAGGATGTGGAGGAACAACTCAAATCCATTAAAGCTGGAATGCCGCCCGAAGTCTACCAGGAGGCTTTAAAAGCCCAGAACCTGACAGAGGAAAAATTGAAGGAAAAAATCCGGATGGTGCTTTGGCAGGATGCCCTGTACAAGAAGATCACTGATCCTGTCGTTGTTGCTCCGCAGGAAGTAAAGGAGTACTTTGAGCAAAACCGGGACAGGTTAACCCAGATCAGAGTCAGGCATATCCTGTTTATGGCCCGGGAAGGATTAGCTACTGAGGAAGAAATAAAACAAGCCTTGGATAAAGCTAATAAAGCAATTCAAGAACTGAAAAAAGGCGCCGATTTTGCGGCAATGGCCAAAGAAAAATCTGAAGATCCGGGTTCGGCGGCTGCCGGCGGTTTGCTGGACCATTTTTTCACCAGGGATGATCCTAATTTTGTGCCGGAATTTGTGGCCGGGGCCTTTTTATTGGAGAAGGGTGCCTTCAGTCAGACACCGGTTAAGTCTTCCTTCGGCTATCACATTATTAAGGTTGAGGATAAGCGAGATTCCTTTGACGACCTGAAAGGCCAGGTTGAAGGAATGCTCCTTGCCAACAAAAAGAACCAGGTGTTCAGCGATTATTATGAGAAGTTAAAGTCGGAAGCCGTGATCGAAAAAAAATAG
- a CDS encoding SpoIID/LytB domain-containing protein, whose protein sequence is MAMRKKTWLLMLLLLIFVISSTGCPPPARRPEMRQEPTISLYLHETGAVKKIKLEEYLQGVVAAEMDPAWHPNALAAQAILARTYTLNKIQAGGVKKRGTDASTNVEEFQAYDRTRINDHVREAVNRTRGKVALYNDRYINAWFFADGGGRTAASAAEGLAFKKEPAPYVKSVKDPGYAITLPENKSWTARFPLEKVRQAVKEVAGKDPGAVTSAAIVSRGPSGRATSIKIGNVTLSAPALRLALGSTEMRSTLLESFAVQGNALVMSGKGFGHGVGMSQWGARALAEQGKSPEEIVQYFYRGVRIEKRWN, encoded by the coding sequence ATGGCTATGCGAAAGAAAACCTGGTTGCTGATGTTGTTGTTGCTGATTTTTGTTATTTCATCCACCGGGTGTCCGCCTCCCGCCAGGCGCCCTGAGATGCGGCAGGAACCGACCATCAGCCTCTATCTCCATGAGACTGGAGCAGTAAAGAAGATTAAGCTGGAGGAATACCTGCAGGGAGTAGTTGCGGCGGAAATGGACCCCGCCTGGCACCCCAATGCCTTGGCGGCACAGGCAATCCTCGCCAGAACCTACACTTTGAATAAGATCCAGGCGGGCGGGGTAAAAAAGCGGGGGACAGATGCTTCCACCAATGTGGAAGAATTCCAGGCCTACGACCGGACCCGGATTAATGACCATGTGCGGGAAGCAGTCAACCGGACCAGGGGTAAAGTGGCCCTTTACAATGATAGGTATATAAACGCCTGGTTTTTTGCTGACGGGGGTGGGCGGACGGCGGCGTCTGCCGCGGAGGGGCTTGCTTTTAAGAAAGAACCGGCCCCTTACGTGAAAAGCGTGAAGGACCCTGGTTATGCAATCACACTGCCGGAAAACAAATCCTGGACAGCCAGGTTCCCCTTGGAAAAAGTCCGCCAGGCAGTCAAAGAGGTTGCCGGCAAGGATCCTGGGGCCGTCACCAGCGCTGCAATCGTATCTCGCGGTCCTTCCGGCCGGGCTACATCCATCAAAATTGGGAATGTCACCCTGAGTGCTCCAGCCCTGCGCCTGGCCTTGGGCAGTACGGAAATGCGCTCCACCCTGCTGGAAAGTTTTGCGGTGCAGGGGAATGCCCTGGTGATGAGCGGGAAAGGGTTCGGGCACGGGGTAGGCATGAGCCAGTGGGGAGCCCGGGCATTGGCCGAGCAGGGCAAATCCCCTGAAGAAATAGTTCAATACTTTTATCGTGGTGTCAGAATCGAAAAACGCTGGAACTAA
- the spoVT gene encoding stage V sporulation protein T → MKATGIVRRIDDLGRVVIPKEIRRTLRIREGDPLEIFVDREGEVILKKYSPIGELGDFAKEYADSLYEAIGHIACIADRDTIIAVAGAPKKEFLNKPIGQAVERVMEERKSVLINNPGEHISCKDCPIDVDDEEQCKFTAEVIAPIIAEGDPIGAVILCSKEPGIKMGEMELKLAETAAGFLAKQLEQ, encoded by the coding sequence ATGAAGGCAACAGGGATTGTACGGCGCATTGATGACCTGGGTCGGGTTGTAATCCCAAAAGAGATCCGGCGCACGTTGCGCATTCGCGAGGGAGATCCTCTCGAAATCTTCGTTGACCGCGAAGGAGAAGTAATACTAAAAAAATATTCACCTATTGGTGAACTTGGCGATTTTGCTAAAGAGTATGCAGATTCCTTGTACGAGGCTATCGGGCATATTGCCTGCATAGCCGATCGGGACACAATCATTGCTGTAGCCGGCGCCCCCAAAAAAGAATTTTTAAATAAACCTATCGGGCAAGCTGTAGAGCGAGTGATGGAGGAACGCAAATCGGTATTAATTAATAATCCTGGGGAGCACATATCCTGTAAAGATTGTCCCATTGATGTGGATGATGAGGAGCAGTGCAAGTTTACCGCTGAGGTAATTGCTCCGATCATTGCAGAAGGCGACCCGATTGGGGCGGTGATCCTCTGCTCCAAGGAGCCGGGAATAAAAATGGGTGAAATGGAACTAAAGCTGGCCGAAACCGCAGCCGGTTTTCTGGCAAAGCAATTAGAGCAGTGA
- the mfd gene encoding transcription-repair coupling factor translates to MRHQGLIQLIIGTPAFASLQEGIDRNYTQSVSGLSGSQIALWLAGIMEVTGAPLVAITPGLEEAKRLSLDMNFFLSNGESGYLPPYEILPCEVYAKSSDLAAQRISVLEGVLAGRVRFLALPAAALMQPLMPPVQWKEAVLQLALNQRMEWDSLLAGLVFLGYQRAEVVEIPGCFSVRGGIIDVFPFTSPHPYRIEFFDDEVESIRVFDPVSQCSMENLREAAINPAREVFLTPEAITRCRARLAQDAAQQVKRLLKRGSQEAAWRLEEKTAGYLEQLAAGVWNEGLDQFRHLLYPQPADLWDYFSSRPVVAVEEPGRVKEALTQSAMEAGEFFSHLLETGAALPLQAEHRLDFSQMMDMVRGRPLICFSVLPKAVPGLNPQNTLGMSVKAMHPFMGKTELLAEELKNWRQAKNSVLLLAGDEKRAALLRDTLWDYGVEASVVENLAARPLPGQVIILWDTLSKGFEISPWKLVMISDSEMFGRQKRQRPRRSFKEGSRIAAFADLKVGDYVVHVQHGIGRYRGIEKLEAGGIDKDYLVVQYAGEDRLYVPTEQISSIQKYIGGEGHGPKLNRLGGNEWARTKKKVKESVQAMANDLLALYAAREAAVGYRFSPDTVWQRDFEAMFPYTETPDQLRAIEAAKKDMESSRAMDRLLCGDVGYGKTEVALRAAFKAVMDGKQVALLVPTTILAQQHYHTFKERMEAFPVSLGLLSRFRSQKEQEETVKGLKLGTIDIVIGTHRLLSADVKFKNLGLVVVDEEQRFGVAHKERLKQLCHHVDVLTLTATPIPRTLYMSMIGVRDISVIETPPEDRFPVQTYVVEYSPELVREAIRRELARGGQVFFVHNRILDMERVARHLQELLPDARIAVAHGQMKEELLERVMLDFMDGHIDVLVCTSIVENGLDISNVNTLIVDEADHLGLSQLYQLRGRVGRTNRLAYAYFTYRKDRVLSEQAEKRLSAIREFTEFGSGFKLAMRDLEIRGAGNILGSEQHGHMMAVGFELYCQLLEEAVKELRQAKGLATEPKHGQEPAGPVVELSVSAYIPDGYIRESQLKIEVYQRLMAAENLEEVVFLEAETEDRFGPAPKEVRNLMAMGRVKALAKAIEIARVEQQKGEVQLVFGPSSKLRGDKLMRLAALFPKRLSFSTAGGLIVSIRTAGIPQLELLLLVESVLKEINLLAG, encoded by the coding sequence ATCCGCCATCAGGGACTGATTCAATTGATAATAGGAACTCCGGCTTTCGCTTCTCTCCAGGAGGGGATTGACAGGAACTACACTCAGTCTGTATCCGGCCTTTCCGGTTCCCAGATCGCCCTTTGGTTAGCGGGAATTATGGAGGTGACCGGTGCGCCTCTGGTAGCCATTACCCCCGGGCTGGAAGAGGCAAAAAGGTTATCTTTGGATATGAATTTTTTTCTGTCCAACGGAGAGTCCGGCTACCTGCCGCCTTATGAAATTCTGCCATGCGAGGTATATGCCAAAAGTTCAGACCTGGCTGCCCAGCGAATTTCGGTTTTAGAAGGGGTGTTAGCCGGCCGGGTCAGGTTTCTGGCCTTGCCGGCCGCAGCCCTGATGCAGCCCTTAATGCCTCCTGTTCAGTGGAAAGAAGCAGTTCTGCAGCTTGCCTTAAACCAAAGGATGGAATGGGATTCTCTTCTAGCCGGACTGGTATTCCTGGGGTACCAGCGGGCAGAGGTGGTGGAGATTCCGGGGTGCTTCAGCGTACGGGGCGGCATTATTGATGTCTTTCCTTTTACCAGCCCCCACCCCTACCGGATCGAGTTCTTTGATGACGAGGTCGAATCTATCCGTGTATTTGACCCTGTTTCCCAGTGTTCTATGGAAAACCTGCGCGAGGCTGCTATTAACCCTGCTCGGGAGGTATTCCTGACTCCCGAAGCGATCACCCGGTGCCGGGCCCGTTTAGCTCAAGATGCAGCCCAGCAGGTTAAACGGCTCCTCAAAAGAGGCTCCCAGGAAGCAGCCTGGCGGCTGGAAGAAAAGACTGCCGGGTACCTTGAGCAGCTTGCGGCAGGGGTCTGGAATGAGGGACTGGACCAATTCCGGCATTTGTTATACCCTCAGCCTGCGGACCTGTGGGACTACTTTTCTTCCCGCCCGGTAGTCGCAGTGGAGGAACCGGGGCGGGTCAAGGAAGCCTTAACTCAGTCTGCTATGGAAGCGGGGGAGTTTTTCAGTCATCTGCTGGAAACAGGCGCCGCCCTGCCTCTTCAAGCTGAACACCGGCTCGATTTTTCTCAGATGATGGATATGGTCAGAGGCCGGCCCTTGATCTGTTTTTCAGTTCTTCCTAAAGCGGTTCCCGGCTTAAACCCCCAGAATACTCTCGGCATGAGCGTCAAGGCAATGCACCCATTTATGGGAAAAACAGAATTGCTGGCGGAAGAACTGAAAAACTGGCGGCAGGCAAAGAATTCAGTGCTCTTGCTTGCCGGCGATGAAAAGCGGGCGGCCTTGCTGCGAGATACCTTGTGGGATTACGGCGTGGAAGCCTCAGTTGTCGAGAACCTGGCTGCCCGCCCCTTGCCGGGCCAGGTAATTATTCTTTGGGATACTCTATCCAAGGGCTTTGAAATTTCCCCTTGGAAACTGGTCATGATCAGCGACAGCGAGATGTTCGGCCGCCAAAAGCGCCAAAGGCCCCGCCGGTCCTTTAAAGAAGGTTCCCGCATCGCTGCTTTTGCCGACCTTAAGGTGGGAGACTATGTGGTCCATGTCCAGCACGGCATTGGGCGTTACCGGGGCATCGAAAAGCTGGAGGCCGGCGGTATAGACAAGGACTATCTGGTGGTGCAGTATGCGGGGGAAGACCGCCTTTATGTGCCGACAGAGCAGATCTCTTCAATTCAAAAGTATATCGGGGGAGAGGGCCATGGTCCCAAGTTAAACCGGCTGGGAGGCAATGAGTGGGCCAGGACTAAGAAAAAGGTAAAAGAATCGGTTCAGGCTATGGCGAATGACCTTCTTGCTCTATATGCCGCCCGGGAGGCTGCTGTTGGTTACAGATTTTCACCGGACACGGTCTGGCAGCGGGATTTTGAGGCCATGTTTCCCTATACCGAAACTCCCGATCAGCTGCGGGCTATTGAAGCAGCAAAAAAAGACATGGAATCTTCCCGGGCTATGGACCGCCTTCTATGCGGTGATGTGGGGTATGGCAAAACAGAAGTGGCCCTGCGGGCGGCTTTCAAAGCAGTGATGGACGGTAAACAGGTAGCACTGCTTGTCCCAACCACAATCCTGGCCCAACAGCACTATCATACCTTTAAAGAGCGAATGGAAGCCTTCCCTGTTTCTTTGGGGCTGTTATCCCGCTTTCGGAGCCAAAAGGAGCAGGAAGAAACCGTCAAAGGACTGAAGTTGGGCACTATTGATATTGTTATCGGCACCCATCGTCTTTTATCTGCCGATGTAAAATTTAAAAACCTTGGCTTAGTGGTAGTGGACGAGGAACAGCGGTTTGGCGTTGCCCATAAAGAACGGTTGAAACAGCTTTGCCATCATGTTGATGTGCTTACTCTGACAGCTACTCCTATCCCCCGGACCCTCTATATGTCCATGATCGGGGTGCGGGACATCAGCGTGATCGAAACCCCGCCGGAAGATCGGTTTCCGGTGCAGACCTATGTGGTGGAATACAGCCCCGAATTGGTGCGAGAGGCCATCCGCCGGGAATTGGCCAGAGGAGGCCAGGTTTTCTTTGTCCATAACCGGATCCTGGACATGGAACGGGTGGCCAGGCACCTGCAAGAGCTGCTGCCGGATGCCCGGATTGCGGTGGCTCATGGACAGATGAAAGAGGAGCTTCTTGAGCGGGTAATGCTGGACTTTATGGATGGCCATATTGATGTCCTGGTCTGCACCTCCATTGTGGAAAACGGTCTGGACATCAGCAATGTCAACACCCTGATTGTCGACGAAGCAGACCACCTTGGCCTGTCCCAGCTTTATCAGCTCAGGGGGCGGGTAGGCCGGACCAACCGGTTGGCTTACGCCTATTTTACTTACCGGAAGGATCGGGTATTAAGCGAACAGGCCGAGAAGCGGCTGTCGGCGATCCGGGAATTTACCGAATTTGGTTCCGGTTTTAAGTTAGCCATGCGGGACCTGGAAATCCGGGGTGCCGGCAATATTTTAGGTTCGGAACAACACGGCCATATGATGGCCGTCGGGTTTGAACTTTACTGCCAGCTCCTGGAGGAGGCCGTCAAAGAGCTGCGGCAGGCCAAGGGTCTGGCGACAGAGCCTAAGCACGGCCAGGAGCCTGCCGGTCCGGTAGTGGAGCTCAGCGTAAGTGCCTATATCCCCGATGGGTATATTCGGGAATCCCAGCTGAAAATCGAAGTGTACCAGCGCTTGATGGCTGCAGAGAATCTGGAAGAGGTGGTGTTCCTGGAGGCTGAAACCGAGGATCGCTTTGGTCCTGCTCCCAAGGAAGTGCGCAATTTGATGGCTATGGGCCGCGTCAAGGCTTTGGCTAAGGCGATCGAAATAGCCCGGGTGGAGCAGCAAAAAGGGGAGGTCCAGCTGGTATTCGGTCCTTCATCTAAGCTTAGGGGAGATAAGCTGATGCGGCTTGCGGCTTTGTTTCCTAAACGCTTATCCTTTTCTACTGCCGGGGGGCTAATTGTTTCCATCAGAACAGCCGGCATCCCACAGCTGGAACTGTTACTGCTGGTGGAAAGTGTTCTCAAAGAGATAAATCTCCTTGCCGGCTAG
- a CDS encoding RNA-binding S4 domain-containing protein, with amino-acid sequence MRLDKWLKISRIIKRRTLAKEVCDGGRVTVAGRVAKAGTEVKPGDILEIDFGVKKMKVEVLAVPETVRAEAARELYRLMEN; translated from the coding sequence ATGCGTCTGGATAAATGGCTCAAAATCTCCAGAATTATTAAACGGCGCACCTTGGCCAAGGAGGTTTGCGATGGGGGAAGGGTCACAGTCGCCGGCCGGGTAGCTAAAGCTGGGACGGAGGTAAAACCGGGAGATATATTGGAGATAGATTTTGGGGTCAAAAAGATGAAAGTAGAGGTTCTGGCAGTACCCGAAACTGTCAGGGCGGAAGCCGCCAGGGAACTATACCGGTTAATGGAAAATTAA